A window from Micromonospora terminaliae encodes these proteins:
- a CDS encoding ABC transporter substrate-binding protein gives MLRSRFRRLAAAAAVAVVGLGALTACGDGGGKDETSSGPVKLRFLSLAWQKESLQANKDLVAKWNAEHPDIQVEYVQGDWNSVHDQLVTSFEGGDVADIVHYEASAIGEFSKQGYLADVSKLLSDDFKGQIDQGVWDTATFDDKVAGVPFLLESQVVIANKKLLDAAGIAVPPADGGWTWDEFQANAQKLTKPGQYGAAWALKSPTNRVLNLALNYDGKFFYSDGGKTEVKVGDAEKEVPKRIHDMIYTSKSASPEALGMSGADTLPGFFGGKYAMLPGSVSLRQQMVEQAPAGFEWVTLPPIKGLSSKQAANPQTLSIAEDSKHKKQAAQFLEWFLNPANMAALAKGDWLVPTGKQANEELVKLTNGKQGWDVAADSAADLTVAPFQKADGYPEWKTKYATPALQQYFANKITLDQLGTQLVDGGKQVLR, from the coding sequence ATGCTCCGTAGCAGGTTCCGCCGACTCGCCGCGGCCGCCGCGGTCGCGGTCGTCGGGCTCGGCGCCCTCACCGCGTGCGGTGACGGCGGCGGCAAGGACGAGACCTCGTCCGGCCCGGTCAAGCTGCGCTTCCTGAGCCTCGCCTGGCAGAAGGAGTCGCTGCAGGCCAACAAGGACCTGGTCGCCAAGTGGAACGCCGAGCACCCGGACATCCAGGTCGAGTACGTCCAGGGCGACTGGAACTCGGTCCACGACCAGCTCGTCACCTCGTTCGAGGGTGGCGACGTGGCCGACATCGTGCACTACGAGGCCTCGGCCATCGGCGAGTTCAGCAAGCAGGGCTACCTGGCCGACGTCTCGAAGCTGCTCAGCGACGACTTCAAGGGCCAGATCGACCAGGGCGTCTGGGACACCGCCACCTTCGACGACAAGGTCGCCGGTGTGCCGTTCCTCCTGGAGTCGCAGGTCGTCATCGCCAACAAGAAGCTGCTCGACGCGGCCGGGATCGCCGTGCCGCCGGCCGACGGCGGCTGGACCTGGGACGAGTTCCAGGCCAACGCCCAGAAGCTCACGAAGCCCGGCCAGTACGGCGCCGCGTGGGCGCTCAAGTCGCCCACCAACCGGGTGCTGAACCTCGCGCTGAACTACGACGGCAAGTTCTTCTACAGCGACGGCGGCAAGACCGAGGTCAAGGTCGGCGACGCGGAGAAGGAGGTGCCGAAGCGGATCCACGACATGATCTACACGAGCAAGTCGGCCTCCCCGGAGGCGCTCGGCATGAGCGGCGCGGACACCCTGCCCGGCTTCTTCGGCGGCAAGTACGCGATGCTCCCCGGCTCGGTCTCGCTGCGCCAGCAGATGGTCGAGCAGGCCCCGGCCGGCTTCGAGTGGGTGACCCTCCCGCCGATCAAGGGCCTCTCCAGCAAGCAGGCCGCCAACCCGCAGACCCTGTCCATCGCCGAGGACAGCAAGCACAAGAAGCAGGCCGCGCAGTTCCTGGAGTGGTTCCTCAACCCGGCCAACATGGCCGCCCTGGCCAAGGGCGACTGGCTGGTGCCCACCGGCAAGCAGGCCAACGAGGAGCTGGTCAAGCTCACGAACGGCAAGCAGGGCTGGGACGTCGCCGCGGACAGCGCGGCCGACCTGACCGTCGCCCCGTTCCAGAAGGCCGACGGCTACCCGGAGTGGAAGACCAAGTACGCCACCCCGGCCCTCCAGCAGTATTTCGCCAACAAGATCACCCTGGACCAGCTCGGCACGCAGCTGGTCGACGGTGGCAAGCAGGTTCTGAGGTAA